Proteins encoded by one window of Synechococcus sp. WH 7805:
- the rlmB gene encoding 23S rRNA (guanosine(2251)-2'-O)-methyltransferase RlmB, with translation MSSRFERRPSRPPRGGDPGGGRPSRGGPRGSSARMDERGPGRDRRDRRDGSDERRESPWRVERSGDTKRRVPARGGSSDYARSVSRAGVRSVDVAARGRRDQRSSERRLSERNREVPLRSRDGEARGSRSQDSRSLRSDRQDRRFDEKPRGEAKSHSADSVADDLLWGRHATQAALEAGRPIHRIWCTSEMRSAPRFMQLLRDAKASGVLVEEVTWARLAQMTGGAVHQGIALQTAAAETLDLSDLIEGCAALQEAPLLLALDGLTDPHNLGAIVRSAEALGAHGVVLPQRRSAGLTGSVAKVAAGALEHLPVARVVNLNRSLETLKDAGYRVVGLAEEGDQTLEEVDLDGPLVVVTGSEDQGLSMLTRRHCDHLIRIPLRGITPSLNASVATALCLYEVARRGWMKGLRGQNPSPQIVRPRLPAAPKTRSVVKPHETVLDLQLERSTEIPTPSFDGSVEL, from the coding sequence ATGAGCTCCCGTTTTGAACGCCGCCCGTCCCGTCCCCCACGCGGTGGAGATCCCGGGGGAGGTCGTCCGTCCAGAGGAGGTCCTCGCGGAAGTTCGGCTCGGATGGATGAACGAGGACCGGGCCGTGATCGCCGTGATCGCCGTGATGGCAGCGACGAGCGAAGGGAGTCTCCTTGGCGAGTCGAGCGGAGTGGCGATACCAAGCGACGCGTCCCCGCCAGAGGTGGGTCTAGTGATTACGCGCGATCAGTCAGTAGAGCTGGCGTCCGATCTGTGGACGTTGCAGCACGCGGGCGTCGGGATCAACGCAGCTCTGAGCGTCGCCTCTCTGAACGCAATCGTGAGGTGCCTCTGCGGTCCCGTGATGGTGAAGCCAGGGGAAGCCGTTCGCAAGACAGTCGATCGCTGCGATCAGACCGCCAAGACCGTCGTTTTGATGAGAAGCCCCGGGGCGAGGCCAAGTCCCACTCCGCAGATTCCGTTGCTGATGATCTTCTCTGGGGCCGTCATGCCACCCAGGCAGCTCTGGAAGCCGGTCGCCCCATTCACCGGATCTGGTGCACCAGTGAGATGCGGAGTGCACCGCGTTTCATGCAGCTCCTTCGAGACGCCAAAGCCTCAGGTGTTCTGGTGGAGGAGGTGACCTGGGCCCGGCTGGCCCAGATGACCGGAGGGGCTGTCCACCAAGGCATCGCCCTGCAGACCGCTGCTGCTGAGACCCTTGATCTTTCCGATCTCATCGAGGGCTGTGCCGCACTCCAAGAAGCCCCCCTGCTGCTGGCACTGGATGGTCTGACCGATCCTCATAATCTGGGCGCCATCGTCCGCTCTGCGGAAGCTCTCGGCGCTCATGGCGTTGTGCTTCCCCAACGCCGAAGCGCTGGATTGACAGGATCTGTGGCCAAAGTGGCAGCTGGTGCCCTCGAACACCTCCCGGTTGCGAGAGTGGTGAATCTCAACCGTTCGTTGGAAACTCTCAAAGATGCCGGGTATCGGGTGGTGGGCCTGGCTGAGGAGGGTGACCAGACGCTGGAAGAAGTCGACCTTGATGGTCCATTGGTGGTGGTGACCGGTTCGGAGGACCAGGGACTGTCGATGTTGACGCGCCGCCATTGCGATCACTTGATCCGCATTCCCCTCAGAGGCATCACTCCGAGTCTCAATGCGTCGGTTGCCACCGCTCTTTGCCTCTACGAGGTGGCCCGTCGTGGCTGGATGAAAGGCCTGCGTGGTCAGAACCCTTCGCCGCAGATCGTGCGCCCAAGATTGCCAGCGGCACCGAAGACCCGCAGCGTCGTGAAGCCTCACGAAACAGTGCTGGATCTTCAGCTTGAACGCTCGACCGAGATTCCAACACCCAGTTTCGATGGAAGTGTCGAACTTTGA
- a CDS encoding DUF1816 domain-containing protein — translation MSPLIWPMRSLANGLGLAWWAKVHTRNPSVTYWFGPYVRRSGLEKALPGFLADLESESPDSIEQSLIRCRRTEPFTIESAS, via the coding sequence ATGAGCCCGCTGATTTGGCCGATGCGCTCCCTTGCCAACGGCCTTGGACTCGCATGGTGGGCCAAAGTTCACACCCGTAATCCGAGTGTGACTTACTGGTTCGGACCTTATGTCCGCCGCTCCGGTCTTGAGAAAGCTCTCCCAGGATTTCTCGCAGACCTCGAATCTGAGTCACCCGATTCCATCGAGCAATCCCTGATCCGCTGTCGTCGTACGGAGCCGTTCACGATTGAGTCTGCGTCCTGA
- the gatA gene encoding Asp-tRNA(Asn)/Glu-tRNA(Gln) amidotransferase subunit GatA: MAIAEWRQQLANGEVSARELTDHHLARIEAVEPGIHAFLEVTAERARADADRVDEARAAGEDLPRLAGVPLAIKDNLCTRGVRTTCSSRMLEQFVPPYESTVTERLWAAGAVLLGKTNLDEFAMGGSTETSAFGPTANPWNPDYVPGGSSGGSAAAMAAGECLASIGSDTGGSIRQPASFCGVVGLKPTYGRVSRYGLVAFASSLDQVGPFSHSVADAAELLQVMAGADPRDSTCLNAPVPDYCAALGRPVEGLKVGLVRECFEQEGLDPQVKASVLAAAQQLQALGADLVDVSCPRFNDGIATYYVIAPSEASANLARYDGVKYGYRAEDAASLAAMTARSRAEGFGSEVQRRILIGTYALSAGYVDAYYKKAQQVRTLIRRDFDAAFQSVDVLLTPTAPGTAFKNGAHADDPLAMYLSDLLTIPANLAGLPAISLPCGFDNGGLPIGVQLIGNVLEEPRLLQVAHQYEQAADVMKSRPEGAFIPG; this comes from the coding sequence ATGGCGATCGCCGAATGGCGTCAGCAATTGGCGAACGGAGAGGTTTCAGCACGGGAGCTCACCGACCACCATCTGGCCAGGATCGAAGCGGTTGAACCTGGAATCCATGCCTTCCTTGAGGTCACCGCGGAGCGGGCCAGGGCCGATGCCGATCGCGTTGATGAAGCCCGTGCCGCCGGTGAGGACTTGCCTCGTCTCGCCGGGGTTCCTTTGGCCATCAAGGACAACCTCTGTACACGTGGTGTTCGTACCACTTGCTCCAGTCGGATGCTGGAGCAGTTCGTTCCCCCCTATGAGTCCACGGTGACCGAGCGCCTCTGGGCTGCTGGAGCCGTTCTGCTCGGTAAGACGAATCTCGATGAGTTCGCCATGGGTGGATCCACGGAGACATCCGCCTTCGGGCCCACGGCGAACCCCTGGAATCCTGACTATGTCCCTGGCGGCAGCTCCGGTGGAAGCGCTGCGGCGATGGCGGCCGGCGAGTGTCTGGCCTCCATCGGTTCCGATACCGGCGGTTCGATTCGTCAGCCGGCCTCGTTCTGCGGCGTGGTCGGTCTTAAGCCGACGTATGGGCGTGTCAGTCGCTATGGACTCGTTGCCTTCGCCAGTTCCCTCGACCAGGTCGGTCCCTTCAGCCATTCCGTGGCCGATGCCGCGGAGCTGCTTCAGGTGATGGCGGGTGCGGATCCCCGCGATTCCACCTGTCTCAATGCTCCCGTTCCGGATTACTGCGCGGCACTGGGGCGTCCCGTGGAAGGCCTGAAAGTTGGACTTGTGAGGGAATGCTTCGAACAGGAGGGTCTGGATCCTCAGGTGAAAGCATCCGTTCTTGCTGCTGCGCAGCAGCTGCAGGCCCTTGGGGCGGATTTGGTGGATGTGAGCTGTCCCCGGTTCAACGACGGGATCGCCACCTACTACGTGATTGCACCGTCTGAGGCATCGGCCAACCTCGCCCGTTACGACGGTGTGAAGTATGGATACCGGGCTGAGGATGCAGCCTCGCTGGCCGCGATGACCGCACGTAGCCGTGCCGAAGGATTCGGCAGTGAGGTACAGCGCCGCATCCTGATCGGCACCTATGCGCTGTCGGCGGGCTATGTGGATGCTTACTACAAGAAGGCCCAACAGGTGCGCACGCTGATCCGGCGTGACTTCGATGCCGCATTCCAGTCAGTGGATGTGCTGCTGACGCCAACTGCTCCCGGTACGGCCTTTAAGAACGGCGCCCACGCGGATGATCCGCTGGCGATGTACTTATCTGATTTGCTGACGATTCCGGCCAATCTGGCGGGTCTTCCGGCGATCAGCCTCCCCTGCGGCTTTGATAACGGAGGACTGCCGATCGGAGTGCAGCTGATTGGAAACGTGCTCGAGGAGCCGCGCCTCTTGCAGGTTGCTCACCAGTACGAACAGGCAGCCGATGTCATGAAATCCCGTCCAGAGGGGGCGTTCATCCCAGGCTGA
- a CDS encoding DNA polymerase III subunit alpha: protein MAFVPLHNHSDYSLLDGASQLPQMVERAKELGMPALALTDHGVMYGAVELLKLCKGAGIKPIIGNEMYVINGSIDDPQPKKERRYHLVVLAKNAVGYRNLVKLTSISHLRGMRGRGIFSRACIDKHLLKQYSEGLIVATACLGGEIPQAIMRERPDVARDVARWYQEVFGEDFYLEIQDHGSPEDRIVNVEIVKIAQELGIQVVATNDAHYLTRHDVEAHDALLCVLTGKLISDEKRLRYTGTEYLKSEEEMGRLFADHLDPAVVQEAIANTVSVAEKVEDYDILGRYQMPRFPIPEGHTPVTYLHEVTEQGLRDRLGLSSNDTIEETYADRLAHELQIMEQMGFPTYFLVVWDYIRFAREQGIPVGPGRGSAAGSLVAYALGITNIDPVSNGLLFERFLNPERKSMPDIDTDFCIERRGEVIDYVTRRYGEEKVAQIITFNRMTSKAVLKDVARVLDIPYGDADRLAKLIPVVRGKPAKLKAMIGDESPNPEFKEKYDKDPVVQRWVDMAMRIEGTNKTFGVHAAGVVIAADPLDELVPLQRNNDGQVITQYFMEDVESMGLLKMDFLGLKNLTMIDKTLELVAQSSGERIDPDKLPPQDQGTFDLLARGDLEGIFQLESTGMRQIVRDLKPSSLEDISSILALYRPGPLDAGLIPKFINRKHGREAIDFAHSTLEPILSETYGIMVYQEQIMRIAQDLAGYSLGEADLLRRAMGKKKVSEMQKHRGIFVKGASERGVDDKVADELFDQMVLFAEYCFNKSHSTAYGAVTYQTAYLKAHYPVAYMAALLSVNAGASDKVQRYISNCNAMGIEVMPPDVNASGTDFTPRDQRILFGLSAVRNLGDGAIRALIRSREADGPFESLADLCDRVPSSVINRRSLESLIHCGAMDALEPEANRAQLIADLDLLLDWANSRARDRASGQGNLFDLMAGSADGDSDAPSDLSLAPKAAPVKDYHPSEKLKLEKDLVGFYLSDHPLKQLTPPARLLAPIGLAGLEEQADKAKVSAIAMVSEMRQVTTRKGDRMAVLQLEDLTGSCEAVVFPKSYARLADHLLVEARLLVWAAVDRRDERVQLIVDDCRAIDDLRLLMVELDADQASDVAVQHKLRECLQAYRPDQDELGVRVPVVAAVRRGSDVRYVRLGPQFCVRDVAAAQKHLLDSSFRVSCSDPLLV from the coding sequence ATGGCATTCGTTCCCCTTCACAACCACAGCGATTACAGCCTCCTGGATGGCGCATCTCAGCTGCCCCAGATGGTTGAGCGTGCCAAAGAGCTGGGAATGCCGGCACTGGCTCTGACGGACCATGGTGTGATGTATGGAGCCGTGGAGCTGCTGAAGCTCTGCAAGGGGGCGGGGATCAAGCCGATCATCGGCAATGAGATGTACGTCATCAATGGGTCCATTGATGACCCACAGCCCAAGAAGGAGCGGCGTTATCACCTGGTTGTGTTGGCGAAAAATGCTGTCGGCTATCGAAATCTCGTCAAGCTGACCAGCATCAGTCACCTGCGCGGCATGCGCGGTCGGGGAATTTTCTCCCGAGCCTGCATCGACAAGCACCTCCTCAAGCAGTACAGCGAGGGTCTGATCGTGGCAACCGCCTGTCTAGGCGGAGAGATTCCTCAGGCCATCATGCGTGAGAGACCCGATGTGGCCAGGGACGTGGCCCGGTGGTACCAGGAGGTGTTCGGAGAGGATTTTTATCTTGAGATCCAGGATCACGGCTCTCCCGAAGATCGCATTGTGAATGTGGAGATCGTCAAGATCGCGCAGGAGCTCGGTATTCAGGTGGTGGCCACCAACGATGCCCACTACCTGACCCGTCATGACGTGGAAGCCCATGACGCCCTCCTCTGCGTGCTCACGGGCAAGCTGATCAGCGACGAGAAACGCCTTCGTTACACAGGCACTGAATATCTCAAGAGTGAAGAGGAGATGGGCCGGTTGTTTGCCGATCACCTTGACCCTGCTGTGGTGCAGGAGGCCATTGCCAATACTGTGTCTGTGGCGGAGAAAGTTGAGGACTATGACATCCTCGGCCGCTATCAGATGCCCCGCTTCCCAATCCCTGAGGGGCATACGCCGGTCACCTACCTGCATGAGGTCACCGAGCAAGGTCTGCGTGATCGGCTTGGATTATCCAGCAACGACACGATCGAGGAGACCTACGCCGATCGTCTCGCCCATGAACTTCAGATCATGGAGCAGATGGGATTTCCCACCTACTTCCTTGTGGTGTGGGACTACATCCGTTTCGCCAGAGAGCAAGGTATTCCAGTCGGTCCTGGCCGCGGCTCGGCGGCTGGCTCGCTCGTGGCCTACGCCCTTGGAATCACCAATATCGACCCGGTGAGCAATGGCTTGCTGTTTGAGCGCTTCCTGAACCCAGAACGCAAGTCGATGCCTGATATCGACACCGACTTCTGCATTGAACGCCGGGGCGAGGTGATCGACTACGTCACGCGCCGTTACGGCGAGGAGAAAGTGGCGCAGATCATCACCTTCAACCGGATGACGTCGAAGGCTGTGCTCAAGGATGTGGCCAGGGTGCTGGATATTCCCTATGGCGACGCCGACCGGCTCGCGAAGCTCATCCCGGTGGTACGCGGAAAGCCAGCCAAGCTCAAGGCAATGATCGGCGATGAGTCGCCGAACCCCGAATTCAAGGAGAAATACGACAAGGACCCTGTGGTTCAACGCTGGGTTGATATGGCCATGCGCATTGAGGGCACCAACAAGACCTTTGGTGTGCACGCTGCCGGTGTGGTGATTGCCGCGGATCCCCTTGATGAGTTGGTCCCCCTGCAACGCAACAACGACGGTCAGGTGATCACCCAGTACTTCATGGAAGACGTGGAGTCCATGGGGCTCCTCAAAATGGATTTCCTGGGGCTCAAAAATCTCACGATGATCGACAAGACCCTTGAGCTTGTTGCTCAGAGCAGTGGGGAACGGATTGATCCCGACAAGCTCCCCCCTCAGGATCAGGGGACCTTTGATCTTCTGGCCCGCGGTGACCTGGAGGGCATTTTCCAGCTTGAGTCGACCGGGATGCGTCAGATCGTGCGCGATCTCAAACCGTCGTCACTGGAGGATATTTCTTCAATCCTGGCGCTGTATCGCCCTGGCCCTCTCGATGCCGGACTGATTCCCAAGTTCATCAACCGGAAGCATGGACGTGAGGCGATCGACTTCGCTCACAGCACCCTGGAGCCGATTCTCAGCGAAACCTACGGAATCATGGTGTATCAGGAGCAGATCATGCGCATCGCCCAGGATCTTGCGGGTTACTCCCTGGGGGAAGCTGACCTGCTGCGCCGGGCCATGGGCAAGAAAAAGGTGTCTGAGATGCAGAAACATCGGGGCATCTTTGTGAAGGGCGCCTCCGAGCGCGGTGTCGACGACAAGGTGGCCGATGAACTCTTCGACCAGATGGTGCTCTTCGCCGAATACTGCTTCAACAAGAGTCATTCCACGGCGTATGGGGCGGTGACCTATCAGACCGCTTATCTCAAAGCGCACTATCCGGTGGCGTACATGGCTGCGCTGCTGTCCGTGAATGCCGGTGCCAGTGACAAGGTGCAGCGTTATATCTCCAACTGCAACGCCATGGGCATTGAGGTGATGCCTCCGGATGTCAACGCATCGGGCACCGACTTCACCCCCCGCGATCAACGCATCCTGTTCGGCCTCTCCGCGGTACGCAATCTCGGCGACGGAGCGATCCGTGCTCTGATTCGTTCCCGAGAAGCGGATGGACCCTTTGAATCCCTCGCTGATCTGTGCGATCGCGTGCCTTCCAGCGTGATCAATCGCCGCAGCCTCGAATCACTGATTCATTGCGGTGCGATGGATGCCCTTGAGCCAGAGGCCAACCGTGCCCAGTTGATCGCCGATCTCGATCTGCTGCTCGACTGGGCGAATTCCCGTGCCCGGGATCGTGCCAGTGGTCAGGGCAATCTCTTCGATCTGATGGCAGGCTCTGCAGACGGGGATTCCGATGCTCCATCTGACCTGAGCCTGGCGCCCAAGGCTGCGCCGGTGAAGGACTATCACCCCAGCGAAAAGCTCAAGCTCGAGAAAGATCTGGTGGGTTTCTACCTTTCAGACCATCCGCTCAAGCAGCTCACCCCTCCGGCCCGACTGCTGGCACCGATCGGGCTTGCTGGTCTGGAGGAGCAAGCGGACAAGGCCAAGGTGAGCGCCATTGCCATGGTGAGCGAAATGCGTCAGGTGACGACGCGAAAGGGTGACCGCATGGCTGTGCTTCAGCTGGAAGATCTGACGGGCTCCTGTGAGGCAGTGGTCTTTCCCAAGAGCTATGCGCGGCTTGCGGATCATCTGCTTGTCGAAGCCCGCCTACTGGTTTGGGCTGCTGTTGATCGCCGCGATGAGCGTGTTCAGCTGATTGTGGATGACTGCCGTGCCATCGATGATTTGCGCCTCCTCATGGTGGAGCTGGATGCCGATCAGGCCAGTGATGTGGCTGTTCAGCACAAGCTGAGGGAGTGCCTGCAGGCGTACCGCCCCGATCAGGATGAACTCGGGGTGCGCGTTCCGGTGGTCGCCGCCGTCCGACGGGGATCGGATGTTCGCTACGTGCGGTTAGGTCCCCAATTCTGCGTCCGAGATGTTGCTGCTGCGCAAAAGCATCTGCTGGACAGCTCCTTCAGGGTCAGTTGCAGTGACCCCCTGTTGGTTTGA
- a CDS encoding PAM68 family protein — MAERRDPLPFEPRRSAPTPSVNQPIPKDVANRMARRVAIATGLPSLMGMGVFVGSYVLVSRGILDIPPGITLVTSGLFFLLGLVGLSYGVLSASWEPQPGTLLGIEHIKPNLQRLRSSIRAQKQS; from the coding sequence ATGGCCGAACGACGCGATCCCCTGCCGTTTGAACCGCGCCGATCGGCACCCACTCCTTCGGTCAACCAGCCGATTCCCAAAGATGTGGCCAATCGGATGGCTCGGAGGGTGGCCATCGCGACCGGACTCCCTTCCTTGATGGGAATGGGCGTGTTTGTCGGAAGCTACGTGCTGGTGAGCCGAGGCATCCTTGACATCCCGCCTGGAATCACGCTGGTCACGTCCGGCTTGTTTTTTCTGCTTGGCCTTGTTGGACTGAGTTACGGCGTTTTGTCAGCGAGCTGGGAACCCCAACCCGGAACTCTGCTTGGAATCGAGCACATCAAACCCAACCTGCAGAGACTGCGCAGTTCGATCCGAGCCCAGAAGCAGAGCTGA
- the rpsO gene encoding 30S ribosomal protein S15, whose product MSLDTTEKQELINAHQTHATDTGSAEVQVAMLTERISKLSSHLQQNIHDFSSRQGLLKMIGRRKRLLGYVRNKSEKRYTDLIAKLGIRG is encoded by the coding sequence ATGTCGCTCGATACCACCGAAAAGCAAGAACTGATCAACGCTCATCAGACCCACGCCACCGACACCGGATCGGCTGAGGTTCAGGTGGCCATGCTCACAGAGCGCATCTCGAAGCTGAGCAGCCACCTGCAGCAGAACATTCACGACTTCTCCTCTCGTCAGGGTCTTCTGAAGATGATCGGCCGTCGCAAGCGCCTGCTCGGCTATGTGCGTAACAAGAGCGAGAAGCGGTACACGGATCTGATCGCCAAACTGGGCATCCGCGGCTAA
- the ruvA gene encoding Holliday junction branch migration protein RuvA, giving the protein MIGWLQGERIQSWEQGGRRGVVIACGGVGYEVQLTSRDQSRQMDGTSCTFWVHQVQREDGSTLYGFCEQQERDLFRTLVGVNGVGPQMALALLDCCRVEELVAAIVDGDLKRLTQAQGVGKRTAERIAVELRDRLGAWAPLQEPSLSLVDRSDVKEIPLGETSLRELQITLETLGYEDLEIRRAMRAVATGTDVPAEDDGDAWLRASLKWLSQSA; this is encoded by the coding sequence ATGATCGGCTGGCTGCAGGGAGAAAGAATCCAGAGCTGGGAGCAAGGTGGTCGTCGTGGGGTGGTGATCGCCTGCGGCGGAGTCGGTTACGAGGTGCAGCTCACCTCCAGGGATCAGAGCCGACAGATGGATGGCACCTCCTGCACGTTCTGGGTGCACCAAGTGCAGCGGGAGGATGGATCCACCTTGTACGGATTCTGCGAGCAACAGGAACGCGATCTGTTCCGAACCCTTGTTGGCGTCAATGGGGTTGGTCCGCAGATGGCCCTGGCGTTACTCGATTGTTGCCGAGTTGAAGAGCTCGTGGCTGCCATCGTTGATGGCGACCTGAAACGCCTCACGCAGGCGCAAGGTGTTGGCAAACGCACCGCTGAGCGGATCGCGGTGGAACTGCGTGATCGCCTCGGTGCCTGGGCACCGTTGCAGGAACCAAGCCTGTCCCTCGTGGATCGCAGTGATGTGAAGGAGATTCCCCTCGGGGAGACATCCTTAAGGGAGCTTCAGATCACCCTCGAAACCCTTGGCTACGAAGATCTGGAAATCCGCAGAGCCATGCGTGCCGTGGCAACAGGGACCGACGTGCCCGCAGAGGATGACGGCGACGCCTGGTTACGGGCAAGCCTGAAGTGGTTAAGCCAATCGGCCTAG
- a CDS encoding DMT family transporter, translated as MRSLLAAIRGTQSPQEWRACTSLLGAAMAFSLMTVCVKHLGGRLPVAEIVLIRSLISIAITLTMLAQVNVSPWGHQKGLLLMRGALGTIALLLFFQALASLPLAAATLIQYTYPTLTALSAWALLKEPIRKRIGLAIVLGLIGVILVVQPEWMGQSVAGLPTVAALIGLGGALMTALAYVSVRQLSGREHPLVIVFYFPLVSVPATLPLLVGRFVLPTGMDWVWLVGVGLMTQMGQIWLTQGLAAMPAARATSINYVQVVFATLWGVLFFAEPVTGSVIVGALCVLGATLISLSARQSMARG; from the coding sequence ATGCGGAGCCTGCTGGCAGCGATCCGCGGAACGCAGTCACCCCAAGAGTGGAGAGCCTGCACCTCTTTGCTGGGTGCAGCAATGGCTTTCAGCCTGATGACGGTCTGCGTGAAACACCTCGGGGGCCGTTTGCCTGTGGCGGAGATCGTGTTGATCCGATCACTGATCAGCATTGCGATCACCCTGACGATGCTTGCGCAGGTGAACGTCTCGCCCTGGGGGCATCAGAAAGGACTCCTGCTGATGCGCGGGGCGCTCGGCACCATCGCGCTGCTGCTCTTCTTCCAGGCCTTGGCGAGTTTGCCCCTCGCGGCAGCGACCCTGATTCAGTACACCTATCCCACGCTGACGGCGCTCTCAGCCTGGGCTCTGCTCAAGGAACCGATCCGCAAACGCATCGGACTGGCCATCGTGCTCGGCCTGATCGGAGTGATCCTGGTGGTCCAGCCCGAATGGATGGGTCAGTCCGTGGCAGGACTCCCGACCGTGGCAGCGCTGATCGGACTCGGTGGAGCCCTGATGACAGCCCTGGCCTATGTGAGCGTGCGTCAGCTGTCCGGGAGGGAACATCCGCTGGTGATCGTGTTTTATTTCCCGTTGGTCTCTGTGCCCGCCACACTGCCGCTGCTCGTGGGCAGGTTCGTTCTCCCGACCGGCATGGACTGGGTCTGGCTTGTCGGGGTCGGTCTCATGACCCAGATGGGGCAGATCTGGCTCACCCAGGGGCTGGCAGCCATGCCAGCGGCCCGAGCCACATCAATCAACTATGTCCAAGTCGTGTTCGCGACCCTCTGGGGTGTGCTCTTCTTCGCAGAGCCGGTTACTGGGAGCGTGATTGTTGGAGCACTGTGTGTTCTTGGAGCCACGCTGATCAGCTTGAGCGCCCGTCAGTCGATGGCGAGGGGGTAG